Proteins from one Erythrolamprus reginae isolate rEryReg1 chromosome 6, rEryReg1.hap1, whole genome shotgun sequence genomic window:
- the LOC139169158 gene encoding uncharacterized protein — MDRKPFSPQMEPPDNRAFSMKSMLQREFSESAQEVNKSWVKKHFWTTLQSFPVHEKVESQLEGPGHSSRSRLEEPGLQRTNARGEDLRLQDTVRMDANVLQAERQPQESHWLQGSPSSCHVPQGFQEDTNVKDLQSGGPQEKKHVETPSRKAEGDQKLVGPGLLELSQKQNEYQKDPEVLGLPKEVSHEPQNIPELSDEKESEVTSKGEVDGLQTTSKQQESLECSGTLQRMEEISQPWEPCGHQGPKDLEISQALVTPDMGQTLPEKKECDTQEESSQEDPFHGLNVNNLHPRRLKRSKSLGCLEVVTPWSLLFQGSKDTETSLQLLSENLQTHPSQKTQMANVHSQPSPNRLQAILQSKTEAVQTDTEMITHISLQGKQEPEKELDSRDGGSEKTFHTQSTQTPQAQDWEGFDFFRHLQEGSPSVLHIAEMKGPSKDICRPDPKVLELARCQGPPLKKSNSPEPRELLQTRASESDVSAEILLENKHHQLQEWEKVKSHNISERGSLKLPDSVEVLQHLGIPTCKEEEVEISGPLLEMSKAPMLKKLDFQKQGAPLKEIPSSHPPAQNLMDTDSLPSQKLPTDLSRSQGAKKEPGFQIDLARKGESPNLDTRSRLQAASQSQELRISGATEGIGGERLHSQKAQMDCPSLTLRESLKQQIQKLVSCRQEDLPVSQDFRSSESPPLLWSFLWQKAKSFEQVKPCLLLGPQLGQATIQRMAKKDMPVLQLPQETKGALIVQREEGSLVEIEHQKFQKSNILYLQNLKQWEGTPQSQAEKVVLAEKCVQTDLLGFHHQGETTPEALLEIAAEQVNLGEKRPGETGELENRSSCEPPRGGLQKLPPEDITQRELELLEHSGSFRQEDILGEVQIQGNQWQKEVCVQQLQEYRSLDSPPLLWGFMGQKSKSFELRTSSAIEAPEVKVSPMAPLWRRADMEFESSILQKWEGLDVASSQDLNKEVESPPDKSKMGLFQSGGILPTDPQQSQSPKVNNSEILQFQEAGPRTSISPSLSEREVLMGQTIRQTELSQTWITSQEKPKPSEMPQQVVELIKDSEMELEDQQGSVTCKMKFLETLLHPEESRSFGPSPLLGRVLEIKSKSFELIKSQGFQGSSSEAALPSSQQDPQASHVEESSNLEVIPLSEKLQMKPESQRTQRHEVPQVYYPTDLGEQVVTQFQSVYTQTLDSISMQHLLENSKVVQILELQELKDLDIPQGQSDEILEEPEKLEHMRSHGENISALTSPLASERKTEYLQHAKCGSPETSPLLWWVWELAHHGILYNISPQPQELGSYSPGTQRQEGLQSESAAQHPRSQTVSSAKKLQKVVEAPQPQKESFQVEGSVTAGDHLQSQECIGLEPSHPLEIVPQVETTSPGLSVSEAFQYLAQEKAKSCQGPEGSPPDLEIYLLKDREPVSVEESLEGDVESREGFLVTQQTLTPMKPKDLGQEEISKLCESSKVIHSHDHQTLDMLGKVNSLDPSPSPTQLQRLKADTEQCGLLNGSQVLHPKEPVHDETWEEVKQEDLPILDPSEEQSKIEVDLPLEKPLGKSKSFDLGELQILKAQEPPKKGSFQTQTTEALKIQEHLPKKDKEKIDSQSPSQEKNLQLLQSHESASKNPSILQNSSTQTSELLEMDSCSLQSPELREIIQLQSSKPQSTTTSKMLCLQGHHEAENCEPGIEDSHPEMQGNLQRSPQTLLAQDISYPLPDTFRKSKSLEFPKANIVLLHALKKPDISRSQENMKEPPQIFDDQMSSQGINMSLQENKSRCPTQKELKDSQSQEELGQNKPATLNPQDDQAQQFQRQEIIEVVQSPGIPQEDVSLQSNPEYFGSRDLNPPDVLQPEKHSATPETLEFGEHVKPVTPLSLGSAEKGTLSIWWPLGKSKSLDFREYQMPCLKSLLGELDYSKPQKMPSANLSQPQRSLQDEQWKCKTPMIYSETQPIEDLISKDEIGQREENSCADQKTEHMEQEAQKFQELLKHEREITTSDKIEDIQMFCSKEYKEAPQLLANSQSLKEPLSIDQCMPIESESQRPRKPLDLDHQGERNLQSPPLLKNPLRKSKEFGYEEQTSRVDPQIQDVQGKEEPGEWHRLYVERQLLLQRFEVPTPQIIQEISNPEVLQHQEIANVESIGQSTGQPSCPREVHEIEMESIKSKISLHANQEPPQEQEDTVVPQHSIPHVVLPCDSPQLGLKFLQELGRLHNELSTLSPLQEVKDGKAICPQSAKGSSQPQQQMPAEPQINRGSQVLKHQKLSSATSPQPSPSTGDFSEASKMQLQSSQSQGPDWMPGIKKESVRSMRSPMKKAPQMVQHQEDLSKKPIMVPGMKDRPLLQSLENVEAKIMDLQEPISLEGKVREKEPMVTELQEDHPSIMQEALMAKSKSLEPQSLLRTQKFQHEKTKTIEGFLPSLDKEVATKSSRSISQGPLNIQAEAISSQSQEFVTKQKNQSILLAQKEKAQQVDQHYQEKYVRLKLQERRKLKSWKDQKLGSLQLQRMKENQAFQEWRKARTLGAEGTQPRDRSTHEKGLLNLAEREPEDDSRRLQRFWEQKTTETTAMTLLSPTSHGKPSETMWEPSSLNVDIFIETSFDADQPSSSSSEDNVRIRVTCPGDSPSLEKSTDQPWPSEPNPKAIGGFHGEGMEGQPPLPPRPPTREKANIWLSPQDKRDMLQRLAESQAEGERRRWRDKERQALRFQERLLIAKCRRSKEDLLRDNPADRWPRASSTSKGQDEAGQKMAVKTHLEKIKRERTYIMQSKRERNTLKFKELLDPLVARREEKPTLRRAEEHQQGNLCCSGSPKDRVNLEALSHICRRVPKEE; from the exons ATGGACCGAAAGCCCTTTTCTCCTCAGATGGAGCCCCCAGACAACAGGGCCTTCTCCATGAAATCCATGCTGCAAAGAGAGTTTTCAGAGAGTGCTCAAGAAGTGAACAAGAGTTGGGTCAAGAAGCATTTCTGGACCACTTTGCAAAGTTTTCCAGTCCATGAGAAAGTGGAGTCACAATTGGAAGGTCCAGGACACTCTTCACGCAGCAGGTTAGAAGAACCAGGTCTTCAAAGGACAAATGCCAGAGGAGAAGACCTCAGGCTCCAAGACACTGTACGGATGGATGCTAATGTCCTCCAGGCTGAAAGACAACCACAGGAGTCACATTGGCTTCAGGGATCACCATCATCATGTCATGTTCCGCAGGGTTTCCAAGAAGATACAAATGTGAAAGATTTGCAGTCTGGAGGTCCCCAGGAAAAGAAGCATGTAGAAACCCCATCTAGGAAGGCAGAAGGTGATCAGAAGCTGGTTGGTCCTGGACTTCTTGAGTTGTCCCAAAAGCAAAATGAATACCAGAAAGATCCAGAAGTTCTCGGTCTCCCAAAGGAGGTATCTCATGAACCTCAAAATATTCCAGAGCTCTCTGATGAGAAGGAATCTGAAGTTACCAGTAAAGGAGAAGTTGATGGTCTTCAGACCACATCTAAACAACAGGAGAGTCTTGAATGTTCAGGAACTTTACAGAGGATGGAAgagatttctcaaccttgggaaccTTGCGGACACCAAGGACCGAAAGATCTAGAGATCTCCCAGGCTTTAGTAACTCCTGACATGGGCCAAACTCTTCCTGAGAAAAAGGAGTGCGATACTCAAGAAGAAAGTTCTCAAGAAGATCCATTCCATGGACTGAATGTAAATAACTTGCATCCTAGGAGACTAAAGAGGTCAAAGTCTTTGGGGTGCTTAGAGGTTGTAACACCATGGAGCCTGCTGTTCCAAGGATCAAAAGACACAGAAACTTCTCTCCAATTATTATCAGAGAATCTGCAGACACATCCTTCCCAGAAAACACAGATGGCAAATGTACATTCCCAACCAAGCCCAAATAGACTCCAGGCTATTCTACAGAGCAAAACAGAAGCCGTTCAAACAGATACTGAGATGATAACTCACATTTCTCTCCAAGGGAAGCAAGAACCTGAGAAAGAATTGGACTCACGAGATGGTGGGAGTGAGAAAACATTCCACACTCAAAGCACACAAACACCTCAGGCCCAGGATTGGGAGGGATTTGACTTTTTCAGACATCTCCAGGAAGGATCACCATCAGTTCTTCACATTGCAGAAATGAAGGGACCTTCAAAAGACATTTGTCGTCCGGATCCGAAGGTCCTAGAATTAGCTCGTTGTCAAGGGCCTCCTCTCAAGAAATCCAACTCACCTGAACCTCGAGAGCTATTGCAGACAAGGGCCAGTGAATCAGATGTTTCTGCAGAGATCCTACTGGAAAATAAACACCATCAACTTCAGGAATGGGAAAAGGTGAAAAGTCATAACATTTCAGAAAGAGGATCTTTGAAGTTACCTGATTCGGTAGAGGTTCTCCAGCACCTAGGCATTCCAACatgcaaagaagaagaagtcgaGATATCAGGACCATTACTTGAAATGTCCAAGGCACCTATGCTAAAGAAGTTGGATTTTCAGAAGCAAGGAGCTCCATTGAAGGAGATACCATCATCCCACCCTCCAGCACAGAACCTGATGGACACAGATTCTCTTCCCTCTCAGAAGCTTCCAACTGATCTCAGCAGATCACAAGGTGCTAAAAAGGAACCAGGGTTCCAAATCGATTTGGCAAGGAAAGGAGAGTCTCCAAACTTGGACACGAGATCAAGATTGCAAGCTGCAAGTCAATCACAGGAGCTTCGTATCTCAGGAGCGACAGAAGGAATTGGTGGAGAAAGGCTCCACTCCCAGAAAGCTCAGATGGATTGTCCATCTCTTACCTTGAGAGAATCACTGAAACAACAGATCCAGAAGTTGGTTTCATGTAGGCAAGAAGATCTTCCTGTGTCTCAGGATTTCAGAAGTTCTGAAAGTCCACCTCTTTTGTGGAGCTTCTTGTGGCAGAAGGCAAAGTCATTTGAACAAGTGAAACCATGTCTTCTTCTAGGCCCACAACTAGGACAAGCTACTATCCAGAGAATGGCCAAGAAGGACATGCCTGTCCTTCAACTTCCCCAGGAAACAAAGGGAGCATTGATAGTTCAACGAGAAGAAGGATCACTGGTGGAAATAGAACACCAAAAATTCCAGAAGTCCAACATCCTTTATCTCCAGAATTTGAAGCAATGGGAAGGAACACCACAGTCCCAAGCAGAAAAGGTTGTCTTAGCAGAGAAATGCGTACAAACTGACCTTCTGGGATTTCACCATCAAGGAGAGACAACACCAGAGGCACTTCTAGAAATAGCAGCAGAACAAGTAAACCTTGGAGAGAAAcgcccaggagaaacaggggaGCTGGAGAATCGTTCGTCCTGTGAACCTCCAAGGGGAGGGCTTCAAAAGCTTCCACCAGAAGATATCACACAGAGGGAGCTAGAATTGCTGGAGCATTCAGGATCCTTCCGACAGGAAGATATTCTGGGGGAAGTCCAGATTCAAGGAAATCAGTGGCAAAAAGAGGTATGTGTCCAGCAACTCCAGGAATACAGAAGTCTAGATTCGCCTCCTCTTCTGTGGGGGTTCATGGGACAGAAATCAAAGTCTTTTGAGTTGAGGACATCGTCTGCCATAGAAGCTCCTGAAGTGAAGGTGTCACCGATGGCTCCATTGTGGAGAAGAGCCGACATGGAGTTCGAATCTTCTATTCTTCAAAAATGGGAAGGTCTTGATGTTGCTTCTTCTCAAGACCTCAACAAGGAAGTTGAGTCTCCTCCAGATAAGTCCAAGATGGGACTCTTTCAGAGTGGGGGTATCCTACCTACTGATCCTCAACAGTCACAGTCCCCCAAAGTAAATAATTCAGAAATCCTTCAATTTCAAGAAGCTGGGCCCAGGACGAGTATCTCTCCTTCCTTGAGTGAAAGAGAAGTCTTAATGGGCCAAACAATAAGACAGACGGAATTGTCTCAAACCTGGATAACCTCACAAGAAAAGCCAAAACCTTCCGAAATGCCGCAACAAGTTGTGGAACTGATAAAGGATTCAGAAATGGAATTGGAAGATCAACAGGGCTCTGTGActtgcaaaatgaagtttttggAAACACTTCTTCATCCTGAGGAAAGTAGAAGCTTTGGACCTTCTCCTTTGTTGGGGAGAGTCTTAGAAATAAAGTCAAAATCATTTGAGTTAATCAAGTCACAGGGTTTTCAGGGGAGCTCCTCAGAGGCCGCCTTGCCAAGTTCTCAGCAGGATCCCCAGGCTTCCCATGTAGAGGAGAGCTCAAATTTAGAGGTGATCCCACTATCAGAAAAGCTACAGATGAAACCAGAATCCCAAAGAACCCAGAGGCATGAAGTTCCACAGGTGTATTACCCAACAGATCTGGGGGAGCAGGTGGTCACTCAATTCCAGTCCGTTTATACCCAGACTCTGGATTCCATTTCAATGCAGCATCTTCTGGAGAACTCAAAGGTCGTTCAGATCCTGGAGCTTCAAGAACTGAAAGATCTAGACATTCCACAAGGTCAGAGTGATGAAATTCTAGAAGAACCAGAGAAACTAGAACACATGAGATCACATGGAGAGAATATAAGTGCCTTAACATCTCCGCTAGcttcagaaagaaaaacagaatatcTTCAGCATGCAAAATGCGGTAGTCCGGAGACCTCTCCTCTTCTTTGGTGGGTTTGGGAGTTAGCTCACCATGGAATACTATATAACATTTCTCCTCAACCTCAGGAGCTTGGTTCTTACAGTCCAGGGACACAACGACAAGAAGGGCTCCAGAGTGAGTCAGCAGCACAACATCCAAGGAGTCAAACTGTATCTTCTGCTAAGAAATTGCAGAAAGTAGTAGAGGCTCCTCAACCGCAGAAGGAATCCTTCCAAGTCGAAGGAAGTGTGACAGCAGGTGATCATCTTCAGTCCCAGGAATGTATAGGTCTAGAACCTTCCCACCCCCTTGAAATTGTTCCTCAAGTAGAGACCACCAGCCCTGGGCTTTCAGTCTCAGAAGCATTTCAGTATCTGGCCCAGGAGAAAGCAAAATCATGTCAAGGTCCCGAGGGAAGTCCTCCAGACCTTGAGATCTATCTGCTGAAGGATAGAGAACCGGTGTCAGTTGAAGAATCTTTAGAAGGAGATGTTGAGAGTAGAGAGGGATTCTTGGTGACACAACAGACACTTACTCCCATGAAGCCCAAGGATTTGGGACAGGAAGAGATATCCAAGCTCTGCGAGTCATCTAAAGTGATTCATTCGCATGACCATCAAACTCTGGATATGCTTGGGAAGGTGAATTCTCTAGATCCCTCACCTTCACCCACACAACTCCAGAGGTTGAAAGCAGACACAGAACAATGTGGGCTTCTCAATGGATCCCAGGTTCTTCACCCAAAGGAACCAGTCCATGATGAGACATGGGAGGAAGTCAAGCAGGAAGACTTACCAATTCTTGACCCTTCTGAAGAGCAGAGTAAGATCGAAGTAGACTTACCTTTGGAAAAACCATTGGGGAAATCCAAGTCCTTTGACTTAGGGGAGCTTCAAATTTTGAAAGCCCAGGAACCACCGAAGAAAGGCTCTTTTCAAACTCAAACAACCGAAGCCTTGAAGATTCAGGAACACCTTCCAAAGAAAGACAAGGAAAAGATAGATTCACAGTCTCCATCTCAAGAAAAGAATCTACAACTACTGCAGTCTCATGAATCGGCTTCTAAAAACCCTTCCATTCTCCAGAATTCATCGACGCAAACATCAGAACTTCTTGAGATGGACTCATGTTCCTTGCAGAGCCCGGAACTCAGAGAAATAATTCAGCTCCAGAGCTCCAAACCCCAAAGTACCACAACCTCCAAGATGCTTTGCTTACAGGGACACCATGAAGCAGAGAATTGTGAACCTGGCATAGAAGATAGTCACCCTGAAATGCAAGGAAACCTGCAAAGATCTCCTCAGACCTTGCTTGCCCAAGATATCTCCTATCCTTTGCCAGATACATTCAGGAAATCAAAATCTTTGGAATTTCCCAAAGCAAATATTGTCCTGCTTCATGCGTTGAAAAAACCAGACATTTCCCGATCTCAAGAAAACATGAAGGAACCTCCTCAGATCTTTGATGATCAAATGTCATCACAGGGGATTAATATGTCTTTGCAGGAGAATAAGAGCAGATGCCCTACGCAAAAGGAACTGAAGGACTCACAATCTCAGGAAGAACTTGGCCAAAATAAGCCAGCTACCTTAAATCCTCAAGATGACCAGGCCCAGCAGTTCCAAAGACAGGAAATAATTGAAGTTGTCCAGTCACCAGGAATTCCTCAGGAAGATGTTTCTCTGCAAAGTAATCCAGAGTATTTTGGAAGCAGAGATTTAAACCCTCCAGATGTTCTTCAACCAGAAAAACACTCAGCGACACCAGAAACTCTTGAATTTGGGGAACATGTGAAACCCGTCACACCGTTGTCCTTAGGGTCTGCAGAGAAAGGAACTCTATCAATCTGGTGGCCCCTGGGAAAATCTAAGTCTCTTGACTTTAGAGAATATCAAATGCCCTGTCTAAAGTCACTTTTGGGAGAGTTGGATTATTCTAAACCCCAGAAGATGCCTTCAGCCAATCTGTCTCAACCACAAAGAAGTCTCCAAGATGAACAATGGAAATGCAAGACTCCAATGATCTACTCCGAAACCCAACCCATTGAGGACCTTATTTCAAAAGATGAGATTGGCCAACGGGAAGAAAATAGTTGTGCTGACCAGAAAACAGAGCACATGGAGCAGGAAGCTCAAAAGTTCCAAGAACTGCTGAAGCACGAGAGAGAAATCACAACTTCTGACAAAATCGAGGATATCCAGATGTTCTGTTCCAAAGAATACAAGGAAGCTCCTCAACTTCTGGCTAATTCCCAGAGTTTGAAGGAGCCTCTTTCTATCGATCAGTGCATGCCGATAGAATCCGAATCTCAAAGACCTAGAAAACCACTGGATCTTGATCACCAGGGAGAAAGAAATCTACAAAGTcctcctcttctcaagaacccacTGAGAAAATCCAAGGAATTTGGATACGAGGAACAAACAAGCAGAGTCGATCCTCAAATCCAGGATGTCCAGGGGAAAGAAGAACCTGGAGAATGGCACAGGTTGTATGTCGAGAGGCAGTTGCTGCTGCAGAGATTTGAGGTACCAACGCCACAAATAATCCAGGAGATAAGTAACCCTGAAGTTCTTCAACATCAGGAGATAGCAAATGTTGAAAGCATTGGGCAATCTACAGGACAGCCCAGCTGCCCAAGAGAAGTTCACGAAATAGAGATGGAGTCCATAAAATCCAAGATATCTCTACATGCAAACCAGGAACCTCCTCAGGAACAAGAAGATACAGTAGTTCCACAGCACAGTATACCTCACGTTGTTCTACCTTGTGACAGTCCACAGTTGGGTCTTAAATTTCTTCAGGAACTAGGAAGGTTGCATAATGAATTAAGTACCCTCAGTCCATTGCAGGAAGTAAAGGATGGGAAGGCCATTTGCCCCCAAAGTGCTAAAGGTTCCAGTCAACCACAGCAGCAGATGCCAGCTGAACCCCAAATAAATAGAGGTTCTCAAGTTCTCAAGCACCAGAAATTGAGCTCAGCAACATCTCCACAGCCATCACCATCAACAGGGGATTTCTCTGAAGCTTCTAAGATGCAGCTTCAATCTTCCCAAAGCCAAGGACCTGACTGGATGCCAGGAATAAAAAAGGAGTCGGTGAGGAGCATGAGGTCACCAATGAAGAAGGCACCACAAATGGTCCAACACCAAGAAGACTTGTCCAAAAAACCAATTATGGTTCCTGGGATGAAAGATCGTCCTTTGCTTCAGTCACTGGAAAATGTGGAAGCAAAGATCATGGATCTTCAGGAGCCCATTAGCCTTGAAGGgaaggtgagagagaaagaaccaaTGGTCACAGAGCTACAAGAGGACCATCCCTCAATTATGCAAGAAGCTTTAATGGCAAAATCTAAATCCCTTGAACCTCAGTCATTATTGAGGACTCAGAAGTTCCAACATGAGAAAACAAAAACGATAGAAGGTTTCTTACCTTCCTTGGATAAAGAGGTGGCCACTAAAAGTAGTAGATCTATATCTCAAGGACCATTAAACATCCAAGCAGAAGCCATTTCTTCCCAAAGCCAGGAATTTGTCACAAAACAGAAAAACCAGAGCATTCTTTTAGCTCAGAAAGAGAAGGCCCAGCAAGTAGACCAACATTATCAGGAGAAGTATGTGAGGTTAAAGCTCCAAGAACGAAGGAAGCTAAAATCATGGAAGGACCAAAAACTGGGGTCTCTTCAGCTTCAACGGATGAAGGAGAACCAAGCTTTTCAGGAATGGAGAAAGGCAAGGACTCTTGGGGCTGAAGGAACTCAACCAAGGGATCGCTCAACCCATGAGAAGGGCCTGTTGAACCTGGCAGAACGTGAGCCTGAAGATGACAGCAGAAGACTGCAGAGATTCTGGGAGCAGAAGACCACAGAAACCACAGCTATGACTTTGCTCTCTCCCACCAGCCATGGAAAGCCCAGTGAGACGATGTGGGAGCCCAGCTCGCTCAACGTGGACATTTTCATCGAGACCTCTTTCGATGCGGACCAGCCTTCTTCGTCATCTTCG gaGGACAATGTCCGCATCAGAGTCACCTGTCCTGGGGACTCTCCATCCTTGGAGAAGTCAACGGATCAACCCTGGCCAAGTGAACCCAACCCAAAGGCCATCGGCGGCTTTCatggggaaggaatggaaggacAG CCTCCGCTGCCCCCTCGCCCGCCCACTCGGGAAAAGGCCAACATCTGGCTCTCCCCCCAGGACAAACGGGACATGCTGCAGCGACTGGCGGAGTCACAGGCCGAGGGCGAACGTCGCCGTTGGCGGGATAAGGAGCGCCAAGCTCTACGG TTCCAGGAGCGACTCTTGATAGCCAAATGTCGGAGGTCCAAGGAGGATCTTCTGAGAGATAATCCAGCAGACCGATGGCCCCGGGCATCATCAACCTCCAAAGGCCAG GATGAAGCTGGGCAGAAAATGGCCGTGAAGACCCATTTGGAGAAGATCAAGAGAGAACGAACTTACATCATGCAGTCCAAGAGAGAAAG GAATACTCTGAAGTTCAAGGAGCTTCTGGACCCACTGGTGGCCCGTAGGGAGGAGAAACCCACACTTAGACGGGCAGAGGAGCATCAACAAGGAAACCTCTGTTGCTCAGGATCCCCCAAAGACCGAGTGAATTTGGAGGCTCTTTCTCACATCTGCCGTAGGGTTCCCAAAGAAGAATAA
- the LOC139168808 gene encoding interferon-induced protein with tetratricopeptide repeats 5-like codes for MRPLKEKLQRLQCHFTWDFEVKDKVSIRHTLITLALRLEHGPLRNRGTYLALKAYLRYLEGKPKEALDILQEAKETLRKEAQGTFSRQVLLVYGNYAWIYYHLTDYEKVDLYLAQIRQICRDLSSPEPYSALIPEVYAQKGWSLLAMGFRNGLLAKECFQKALELQEPSVELQEGLAFSTFASWTHCYDEKLQEDGQKLLEGLIRSHPENYEAKIYLAQIIRNKDQERARQIANDVVQNTLNPELLRYVSKIYRGPFLPQAISTLKKAITLCGDYSLLHYDLGIYYMTLLDRGSEENRAEIVEDAIRCIKRSLETNPESMFSRLKLAKLYGERCQLYEEEIYLSMMEELPTASKRCQQSFYLHWGDFLLRKKGQRQAALQAYEACFEVPGDHPLEQKQLEQRLKELARAFRSEGEMQQERAVLSLLHAVAAKRQEASSEGLASPSCNSP; via the exons ATGAG ACCCCTGAAGGAGAAGCTCCAGCGCCTGCAGTGTCACTTCACCTGGGATTTTGAGGTCAAAGACAAGGTGAGCATCAGACACACCCTAATTACTCTGGCTCTCCGCCTGGAGCACGGCCCCCTACGTAACCGGGGCACCTACCTGGCCCTGAAGGCGTACCTGCGCTACCTGGAGGGGAAGCCCAAAGAGGCCCTGGACATCCTGCAGGAAGCCAAAGAGACCCTGAGGAAGGAGGCTCAGGGGACCTTCTCACGCCAGGTCCTGCTGGTATATGGGAACTACGCCTGGATCTACTACCACTTGACTGATTATGAGAAGGTGGACCTCTACTTGGCTCAGATTCGCCAGATCTGCCGGGACCTCTCCAGCCCTGAGCCCTACTCGGCCCTGATCCCAGAGGTCTATGCCCAGAAGGGCTGGTCCCTCTTAGCCATGGGATTCCGGAACGGCCTGCTGGCCAAGGAGTGTTTCCAGAAGGCCCTGGAACTGCAGGAGCCAAGTGTGGAGCTGCAGGAGGGCCTGGCCTTCTCCACCTTCGCTTCCTGGACACACTGCTACGATGAGAAGTTACAGGAAGATGGCCAGAAGTTGCTGGAAGGGCTGATCCGTAGCCACCCTGAGAATTATGAAGCCAAAATATACTTAGCACAGATTATCCGTAACAAAGACCAAGAAAGAGCGCGGCAAATTGCCAATGATGTGGTCCAGAACACCCTCAACCCAGAACTCCTAAGATACGTCTCCAAGATTTATAGGGGCCCCTTTCTCCCCCAGGCCATTTCCACTCTGAAGAAGGCCATCACCCTCTGCGGGGATTACTCTCTCCTGCACTACGACCTTGGGATCTATTACATGACTCTCTTAGATCGAGGATCTGAGGAGAACCGAGCAGAGATCGTGGAGGACGCCATCAGGTGCATCAAACGGTCTCTGGAAACCAATCCTGAATCTATGTTTTCCCGGCTGAAGCTGGCAAAGTTGTACGGAGAAAGATGCCAGCTTTACGAGGAGGAGATCTACCTGAGCATGATGGAGgaactgccaactgccagcaagaGATGCCAGCAGTCTTTCTACCTGCACTGGGGAGATTTCCTCCTCCGAAAGAAGGGGCAGAGGCAGGCAGCCCTGCAGGCATACGAGGCCTGCTTTGAGGTGCCAGGAGACCACCCTCTGGAGCAGAAGCAACTGGAGCAACGTCTGAAAGAGCTGGCCCGGGCCTTCCGTTCGGAAGGTGAGATGCAACAAGAGAGAGCTGTCCTCAGTCTGTTGCACGCAGTGGCAGCAAAGCGTCAGGAGGCGTCATCTGAAGGCCTTGCCTCACCCTCATGCAACTCTCCCTAG